A portion of the Manihot esculenta cultivar AM560-2 chromosome 2, M.esculenta_v8, whole genome shotgun sequence genome contains these proteins:
- the LOC110620892 gene encoding uncharacterized protein LOC110620892: MQVVEEEMVVAKAVVPVMLVEQVVQDMVVVEVKVVVLQDIQVVAAVVMVVEVVQVLLEGLLVLDMAAVVVMEVVLDMVLEEKRVLVMAVVA, translated from the exons atgcaggtggtggaggaggagatGGTAGTGGCGAAGGCGGTGGTGCCGGTTATGCTGGTGGAGCAAGTGGTGCAGGATATGGTAGTGGTGGAGGTGAAGGTGGTGGTGCTACAGGATATACAGGTGGTGGCGGCGGTGGTaatggtggtggaggtggtgcag GTTCTGCTGGAGGGGCTACTGGTGCTGGATATGGCAGCGGTGGTGGTAATGGAGGTGGTGCTGGATATGGTTCTGGAGGAGAAAAGGGTGCTGGTTATGGCGGTGGTGGCGTAG